The DNA region CAGCTCGGCTAATCCAACGTGGAATGAAGATCTAGTTTTTGTAGCTTCTGAGCCATTTGAGCCGTTTCTCGCTATAACACTAGAAGACGTGGCAAATTCAAAATCAATTGGTAAAACAAAGATCCATGTGTCATCCATCGAACGGAGAATAGACGATCGAACGGATGTAAAGTCAAGATGGTTTAATCTCTGTGGTTCAGACGAAACCAATTCTTACACTGGTAGAATACATATTCGCATTTGTTTAGAAGGTGGGTATCACGTGATAGACGAAGCAGCTCACGTGACCAGCGATGTTCGTGCTTCGGCGAAACAATTAACAAAACCAGCAATCGGTTTACTTGAAGTTGGAATTCGTGGAGCAACGAATCTTCTTCCAGTGAAAACCAAAGACGGTACACGTGGCACAACCGATGCTTACGTGGTTGCTAAATACGGACCAAAATGGGTTCGAACCCGAACCATTGTAGACCGGTTTAACCCGAGATGGAATGAGCAGTACACATGGGATGTTTACGATCCTTGCACGGTTCTTACAATTGGAGTTTTCGATAATGGAAGATTCGAGAAAGATGTTTCTAAATCTCACAAAGACGTTAGAATGGGGAAAATTCGTGTGCGGTTGTCTACACTGGACACTAACCGTGTCTACGTTAATTCTTATTCGTTGATTGTTTTATTGCCAGGTGGCGCGAGGAGAATGGGTGAGATTGAAATTGCGGTTAGATTTTCATGTTCTTCATGGTTGAGTTTAATGCAGGCTTACACAAGCCCAGTTCTACCAAGAATGCATTACGTTCGTCCATTCGGCCCAGCCCAACAAGATGTTTTAAGACAAACCGCTATGAAGATAGTTACGGCTCGTTTAGCCCGGTCTGAACCGGCATTGGGTCATGAAGTGGTTCAGTTCATGCTTGATTCCGACACTCACGTGTGGAGCATGAGGAGAAGTAAAGCGAACTGGTTCAGATTAATCGGTTGTTTGTCACGTGCGACGACGGTGTTCCGTTGGTTAGATGGAATTCGCACGTGGGTTCACCCACCCACAACGGTTTTAGTTCACGCGCTTCTCATAGCCATTGTGTTTTGTCCTTACTTAATTCTTCCAACGGTGTTCATGTACGCTTTCTTGATTTTGATTCTGAGGTTTAGAAACAGACCGCGGGTACCACAGAACATGGATCCGAGAATGTCTTACGTGGACATGGTGAGTCTTGATGAACTGGACGAGGAATTCGATGGGTTTCCGACGATGAGGTCGTTGGAGATGGTTAGGATCAGGTACGATAGGGTGCGTGCTCTTGCTGGGAGGGCGCAGTGTTTAATTGGTGACGTGGCGGCACAAGGTGAGAGATTGGAAGCTTTGTTTAGTTGGAGGGACCCACGTGCTACTGGGATATTTGCGGTGATGTGTTTGGTTATGTCGTTGATGTTTTATGCTGTGCCGTTTAAAGGGTTTGTGCTTTTGGCTGGATTTTATTATATGAGGCATCCCAGGTTTCGTGACGACATGCCGTCTATTTCGGTGAACTTTTTTCGGAGGCTTCCGTCGTTTTCTGATCAGATTATGTAATGAAGATAGGTAGCTTTTTTTTAATGATGTTTTTGTTTATGTTCTGTTATGTATGAGATGTGGGATTCTAAGAATTtattcttttatttattttaaatgtTTTGAGCTGCTTTAGGTAAGGAAAAAAAAATGAGGCTGGAAATGAGGAAAAAAGTGTTGTTGGTATATGGTGTAAACGTGATTAAAAGGTTACCGTTTATTGTGGACTTAAACAGTGAAAAGGGATTAAAAGTTAAGCACCAAAAACCATTGGTGGAGAATACTGGAACTACTTTAGGTAAGTGCAGCCATTTAGAGAATTAAGACCGTTGCAAACTGTTTACCTTTTGTTTTCCATTCTCATAAAATAAATAATACTAGTATCATACTATTTTCTGTTTTCTTTTGTGTGTGGGTAATGTTTCATATGGTGTTTGAATCTTCAATGTCATGCTTTATTTGTGGAACCTATCTATCTGCACAAGCAAAAAGTTTGGAAGAAACACTTTTCATCAAAAAGTTACATTTGCCCTGTTTTGAGTGAGTTGACatgaaatttatttttatttttattggTTTGGTAGTTGTTTGTGACAATGTTTTAAAAATAGGCAAGAAGATGAGTTAAAGGGTCGATGGTTGAAAAAGAGAGTTATTGGTTGAAATAGAGAGTTATGGGTTGAAGTATTTGTATAGATACTGATTTGAGGTTGATTCATATTATTCAATCCCTTAAAAGTTTATAAAAAAATCAATACACttaaaaaatgtttaaatataTGTTTGGTTTAACTTTTGAAAGTccaaaaaaaataattttagagCCGTATTATTAAAgttgatttttttaaaaaattatttgaattatttgtttttaaaaaaaaaattgattatacctccataattaattatatttaaacctataatttataatatttaaGTTTAAACGTAATTATTATATTAAAATTTACAATATTTAATCAATTCAATTTTACTTAAAATTATTGAATATAAATCATTTTAAATTCAAATATTATCCTCTTTAAAAATACTTATGctattttttaaaaattaattataaaatgtcattattttgactttttaaaaagaaaaaagagaacAAATATTAACCTATTTAATTTGAAGAAACTTGTATTGATCTCGGACGGCCAAAGACCCAAATGATTAAGATTTAATTCATCTTAAATCCATTTCACTTATCCTAAAATATAAAAATAGCTCACATGTCAAAAGCAAGATACATTCTCCGATCTTCACTTTTCACTACACTCACATTGAATCTTGAACTAACTTGGGCGTTGAAGTGTTAACCATGCAGGTCCATATTGCGCCGCCGTAGCAGATATTAACACCACAATTTCAAGAACATAAGTTCTTTAACTACATCCATTTATGGTCATAAATGGGACAATTGCACCGTTTGTGGGCATCGACTTATGATTCCTACGATTTCCACGAATTCATGTCCGCTTTCCAGCTCCATCGTTTGCAACCTCCTACAATCTCAAAATCGAGAGTGTTCAGAAGCGAACACAAAGATATGTCGCAGTCGATTCAATCAAACAACACTTCAGTTACGATATCCCGAAATTCCAGATCTCTAATCTTGAAATTCCATATCCATGTTTCTCTTGAAATTCTACCTCGTTGGGGCCAAACCCTTCCTTGTAACCGAGTATGTCAAACCAATATTGTATTTCCTCCTTCATTGTCATCTCGTCAAGAGAAAGAAAACCCAAATTGGTATAATATGAATGGGTGTCCCAGTTAAAATGGATTTTAGACTAGTACTCTGGATATAAACTCTACTAGAAGTGAGGAGAATTGGTAAAAAGGTAGAAAAAAGCAAGATGAGCCGCGAGCTTGAGGGGCTTTACCAGCAAGAATCGCTCTAGAAAATTGTCCTAGTCCAGAGTCAAGGGGTCGGACAAAGGGTTGACTTGGTGGAAACTACAAATCATGTGATCTCAGAAGTTGTCCTGAGAGGTGCGTCTTAGGTGGAACAAATCAAAGAATAATCCAAGGGAAGTTTTTCAAGATTTTTACTCGGCATACAACTAGAATATCCTCATGAAGGCTCAAGACCCTGAATGAAGCTGGGAAGAAGAAGATTTAAGTGCTTGAAGACAACTACTTCGAGATCAGAAAAAGGCAATCACAGTCTTATTCTTGTAAACATACACCCGTAGAATGGGACCCCACAGTCGTCAAAGGAACTGCATATCCTATTTTTCTGATCCAGTATGGAAAGTTGACCATTCTAGAGGATCACTGACCACGATTCCAACAACATTGATAACATCCTTAGTGCTCAGAATAGATGAAGTTCATGTTACTTATGCATTCTCACCGTCAATTTTATATGTATCTGACTAATCTCGAAGTTCTAGGAAGATCTCTGCTTCAGCGTCGATGAGGTCACAATTGTCGATCCTCAGGCAAAGCTGAATATAATATTTAATGCATTTTCTCCTCTATTGGTTGACCTGTATCTTCTCATCGATCAAGATGGGAGGGGGCATCGAGACCTCAACACGATTCATGTCTCCACCGATGTTTGATAGAAGGGCTTCTAGAGAGTCGGATGAGGAAGTTCCTCCATCCAACGAATTCTCAAATAACCATCAAATAAGAGTATGACCTATGGTTCCATATGATCATGATCAATATGAGGGGATGAAAATCAGGGGATATCCTCATTCTTGAAACATAAGAAGTATCACTCTCAGAATCAGTCATCAGATTAATGGAATTATCACTCATCCTATATAGAAAACGAGAAATGCtaaaagaaaaagagaaaggtaCTTGACTATGGATTGTTGATAAATCGGAGAAGTGGAAGAAAGGCAAAGACTTTAAATAAGGCATTGTGAATTGCCTTAATGAATTCTCTCAGGGAATAGGGAACAAAGACATTTTCTAGAAAAGTGACCGTAAGTTTTGAATGTCAAAGGTTGCAAAAAAAACTCCACAAAGCTTAACTCCTAGTATTTATAGGCAACTGCAACTGTATGATTCAGACCAACTAGAGAAAGAAGTCACAAGATCAATGACTAGATTTCCCCTTGTGGATATACACCAATTCGAGTGCACTCGAGTACACTATAAATGGTGTCATGCCCTAGCTAGTCATATCACCACACATGTGTGGTGAAGGCGAAGAAAAGCCCCCATGATAAAAACACATTTAATGCGCTTGTTCCCAATTACTTTAACACATGACTCAAAATATTTCAGTTATTGCTTACCTCAGACAACATCTTGGAGGTCGGCCAACATCACTTATGGCTTCCCCGACTCCTTCAATGCCCGAAAAAGCCTCAGGGGCAACTGTTTTGGACCGGTCAAAGGCCTAAAAGGCTAAGGCCCAATTCATCTCAAATCCACTTCATTTGATCCAAAATATAAAAATAGTTCACATTCTAATAGCAAGGTACGTTCTCCGATCTCGGCTTTTCATTACACCAATCTTGAATCTTGAGCTGACTTGAGAGTTGGAGCGCTAACCATACAGATCCACCATGCTGCACCGTAATGGAGATTAGCATCACCTTTTCAAGATCATCAGTTTTTCAACTACATTCACTTATGGTTGTTGAACGAAACACATATCATTGAGTTTTTAAATTTTACACACTTTGTaagtgtcataccctaaattttaccctgagtttttcaTTTACATCAGCATATCATAAATTGATCCATTTTGTCATGCATTTTTACCGGTTAAAAAGCATTAATCAGGGTTCAGATAAAAATTCAGGAGCTCTGAAATTT from Lathyrus oleraceus cultivar Zhongwan6 chromosome 1, CAAS_Psat_ZW6_1.0, whole genome shotgun sequence includes:
- the LOC127125301 gene encoding FT-interacting protein 7, yielding MAEATVRKLIVEVINAKNLMPKDGQGTASAYAIVDFDGQRKRTKTKSRDLNPQWEEKLEFLILDKESMVSETLEVNLYNDKKTTGKRSTFLGKVKISGSTFVKLGEEVIVYYPLEKRSVFSQIKGELGLKVCYVDEVLPVTETAGDEKKEEKAEEKPPETVTETAGDEKKEEKEKAEEKPPATATETEAAGDEKKEETPNPVVTTENQKPKEETPVPAVSTVAEVVNPPIAETEKVKIKEKQFEVIQKRADLNVRDHELRSLSNDRSRSAYDLVDRMAFLYVRVVKAKRSAKPDEKASTLFSKLVIGSHSVRTKSENEGKDWDQVFAFDKEGLNSTSLEVSVWSENMENDQKTESSLGTVSFDLQEVPKRVPPDSPLAPQWYTLESEASPGNDVMIAVWIGTQADEAFQESWQSDSGGLIPETRAKVYLSPKLWYLRLTVIQTQDLQLGSGSEAKVRQPELYVKAQLGAQVFKTGRTALLSSANPTWNEDLVFVASEPFEPFLAITLEDVANSKSIGKTKIHVSSIERRIDDRTDVKSRWFNLCGSDETNSYTGRIHIRICLEGGYHVIDEAAHVTSDVRASAKQLTKPAIGLLEVGIRGATNLLPVKTKDGTRGTTDAYVVAKYGPKWVRTRTIVDRFNPRWNEQYTWDVYDPCTVLTIGVFDNGRFEKDVSKSHKDVRMGKIRVRLSTLDTNRVYVNSYSLIVLLPGGARRMGEIEIAVRFSCSSWLSLMQAYTSPVLPRMHYVRPFGPAQQDVLRQTAMKIVTARLARSEPALGHEVVQFMLDSDTHVWSMRRSKANWFRLIGCLSRATTVFRWLDGIRTWVHPPTTVLVHALLIAIVFCPYLILPTVFMYAFLILILRFRNRPRVPQNMDPRMSYVDMVSLDELDEEFDGFPTMRSLEMVRIRYDRVRALAGRAQCLIGDVAAQGERLEALFSWRDPRATGIFAVMCLVMSLMFYAVPFKGFVLLAGFYYMRHPRFRDDMPSISVNFFRRLPSFSDQIM